ttgcCACTTTAAGTATCTTATCTGAAAATCTGTTCCTTGCCATGTTTTTCTTCTGTAACATAAACTGTGCCCTGTGAatttctggggactgaatttgAAATTGCTCCTGCCAACTGTTCGTGGCCTGGTGCTTATCTGAATGCCTGAATATCTCCCCGCTGAATGAATTGCGTATTCTGCCCTGAATTCACTCTGATATATTGATTGGCTGGACGATCTTGGTGCTGCCCACTTGCCGTTCCAGAAGAGCCACCGAAGGAAAAGATCCAGGAGTATAGAGGATGATGAGGAGGGTCACCTGATCTGTCAAAGTGGAGACGTTCTAAGAGCAAGATGTATAGAATATTTTTCAACACTTTTTAAACTTTGCAGACAGAATAATCTTTTAAAGAATAGTTTGTCAGCGGGGGGCTAAAGACTCttcattgcttttttgttttgttttttgtgggtttgtttgttcttttgtatttcttcttttctgtagaatttaaatatttctattcttaaaattccaaaataatcaGTGGAGTTTGAGATTAGAACAAGACAGATAGCTCTATCTAATTGCTTTGTAGCAGCTGAAAATACAATAACTTGAGCGATGAAACCTTAGTTATGCTTTGCTAGAGATCATTTGGAAATATGCCACACTTAAGCATTCATTGTTTAACAACTGGATAATTGTACTCGGACACTTAgacctctccttctctcctcactTTAGATGAAATCGTGGACACTTTAGGTGAAGGGGCCTTTGGCAAAGTTGTAGAGTGCATTGACCATGGCATGtaagtttgctttttcttttttgaatgttctgatgaaatgtattttaaagtagttGCTACAAGCTTTCCTGAGAGGTATTCAACCTAATTTCTGGAACTCAATATCATTTATGTGccataaatattaattttgttttgtacgATGGCAGTTTCTCTCAGATGGAGGTTACTCTGTAATTAGAGTGCTCAAGTTCTGTAGGGTTCAGTGGCTTATAGATTGCAGAGTCAATAAAGTACACCCAAATTtgcatattaaaatgtatttcctaAACTACAGAGAAAGTCTGTTAGGACCTATGAAGTGTGCATTCTTTAGTGGGATATACTGACCTACCTCATTGCACCATGTCCCTTCAGAACCTCTGTTCTGTCGTTTCACCACTGTTTTTTGTAagtgtcttaaaatattttagtgaagCTACACCTTTCTAAAATaacatctgaattttttttcatcaGAAATAGTTGGAAAGAGTATAATTTTCCAGCTTACTGTATATATCAGTagttgggggggggttggggttggtttgtttgtttgattgtttgtttgcttggtgtgggtttttggtttgttttggtttggttttttattttttcaagacagggtttctctgtgtagtattggctgtcctggaactcactttgtagacctggctgacttcgaactcatagagatccgcctgcctctgcctcccgagtgctgggattaaaagcatacacctCCACTGCCTAGCTAGTAGTTTTGAAAGTAAAGTTTATCTGTCTTTAAACATATTTGATGACTCTTAGTATCATAGCCACTTGATCTATGATCAGACTGCTTGAGTTCATACTTGGAAATGTTTTATTGTTGGGCTTGGTGTGTGGCTTAGTGGTAAAGCGCTTGGCTAACTTGGGCAAGGTCCTGCTTCCATCACTAGCCAGAAAAAGTTTTAGCCCTAAATTTCCTTTCATTCCATTGTCtatgattttctttaaatactgTTTATACTCTTTAAGAATTAATCCTGGAAATGTCCCACTACTCTTGCTGTAGCTATTTGTACGTAATTGCAAGAATGAGTCTGCTTGGGGGATGGGTGGGGTTCACTAACTTGTAGATAATGTCTTTACTCAGCTGTTTGATTTCTCTCCCAGTTTGACAGGCTCACAGCAATCGGTTCTGTATCATTGTATAAATTGCTATTTTATTGTATGAGTAGTTGGGGCTTCATCTTTTGTGAGGATGTCTTAATACTCATCTGCCTTTGTCATTAGAGTGAGGCATGTAGGAGTGAGTCCCATTGTTTAGTACTAGCACTAGCACCTGTGCCTTGTCTCTAGCACAAAGTAGATCCAGCCTAGCAAATGGACAAGTGCTTTGAATAGCAACATACTctgattctttgtgtgtgtgtgtgtgtgtgtgtgtgtgtgtgtgttttacttttaaatttttgtataaaatataaatgtaaatttttaaaagcaaatgttaaaaCTCCTAAGTATTATATGAatgattgctttgttttgaaaagaTGTTCTGGAGCCTAGTATTGATGTGCTCTGAAAGATTTAGAACAATAATATGGGAAACTTGTAATTACAATTGTattttaggaggctgaggtaggagttTCACAAGTTCAgtgtcagtctgagctacataatgagtttaagcccagcctaagctacatagagTAAAatctggtctcaaaaacaaaacaacaaaagaatgtgCATTTCACAGGGTGTGTAGTTTTATCCCACCACTTGTATATTTAGCAGCatcatcttttgtttttaagggaTGGCTTACATGTAGCAGTGAAAATTGTAAAAAATGTAGGCCGTTACCGGGAGGCAGCTCGCTCTGAAATCCAAGTGTTGGAGCACTTGAACAGCACTGACCCCAACAGTGTCTTGTAAGTATACATTGAACCACAAGCTGTCATACTGTGTGAGCTGCGCACTTCTGTGCACTCAACTATTATTTTGATCTCTTCTAGCCGATGTGTCCAGATGCTAGAATGGTTTGATCATCATGGTCATGTTTGTATTGTGTTTGAGCTGCTGGGACTTAGTACCtatgattttattaaagaaaatagctTTCTGCCATTTCAAATTGATCACATCAGGCAAATGGCCTATCAGATCTGCCAATCTATAAATTGTAAGTATTCGTGAGTACACGGtatattttattgtctttattatcTAATCAGGTTGCAGGTAAAGCTGAAATCCCTTTTGACCCCATATCCTAGCATCGGTTAAAAATCTCTAAGACTAATgatggttttctgttttctttgtagttttacaTCATAATAAATTGACTCATACAGATctaaaacctgaaaatattttatttgtgaagtCTGACTATGTAGTCAAATACAATTCTAAAATGGTAAGTTAAAGACTTGTTTTAATTTTGggtgttgtctttaaaattaatttagctTGGTGATCCTTGAATGAGGAATTTCACTTCTGAACCTGTTTATCTGATGTTCATCCACAAATGGAGTAGAAATAGGATGTTTGTATCCcagctggggagagaggagggaggattcATTTGCAAGCTTTATGAGTAGTGCTATAgagtgttttatgtatttattgaattTCATCTTCACTCAACTGTGTCTCTAGAAACGAGATGAGCGCAcattgaaaaacacagatatcAAAGTTGTTGACTTTGGAAGTGCAACATATGATGACGAACATCATAGTACTTTGGTGTCCACACGGCACTACAGAGCTCCAGAGGTCATTTTGGGTTAGTAGATACCAGACTTCCTTACACTCTTAATTGTTGAAGGTCATGGTCGACTAAAATGATGCTAGCAGGATATAGAAATGAGTTTTGTATGTTTCTCCTGTGTGACAGTGTTTGTGAAAGGTATTCTAAATGCTAATGATTTGTAAACCTCAAGTGATCATAACAGTGGGTATGTTCAGTAAGGGCATCATAGTCTTGTGATTGTAAGGTTATGTAGTCACCTATTTCCACTTATCGCTAAAATAAGGCTCTGGTACAGATGCCCAGGACTTTGTTGGCTGACTTAGAAATGATAGATagggagcagaggaaagagaCTTAAGCAAGAGTTTCTGTGTTAGCCATTGTGGGAGAAAGCTGGAAGTGAAAGGGCAGAATTTGAAACTCAAGGTATATATTACACCTCAAAACTTAGAAGTCACTGATAGGATTGGGGGCTTGGAAACAGGACAGATGAGATATTATTGTTGCTACAGATGTGAAGTTAGAGTCACTAGAAAAGGAATCTGGAGTCTGATGATTAGAATACtaagtgtgggtgtgtgtgatgtTCCCCAGGGTGAAGGCAGATGAGAGAGGAAGGTGCAGTTGGATGTTACAGTTGAGGGTTGAGGGAAGGCAATTGCCTTAGATGTTAGCAGTCAGGTAACATTGGGGAAAGGGTGAGAAAAGCAAGATGAAGTTCCATAGTATCAGAAGTGATTCATTGAGTAATGAGGTGAAGGGCTACAGTTAGTCACCTGAGGAAAAATATATTGAGATGTAGTGATTGAAACTTTTGTCAGAAC
This Peromyscus leucopus breed LL Stock chromosome 8b, UCI_PerLeu_2.1, whole genome shotgun sequence DNA region includes the following protein-coding sequences:
- the Clk4 gene encoding dual specificity protein kinase CLK4 isoform X5 → MDGLHVAVKIVKNVGRYREAARSEIQVLEHLNSTDPNSVFRCVQMLEWFDHHGHVCIVFELLGLSTYDFIKENSFLPFQIDHIRQMAYQICQSINFLHHNKLTHTDLKPENILFVKSDYVVKYNSKMKRDERTLKNTDIKVVDFGSATYDDEHHSTLVSTRHYRAPEVILALGWSQPCDVWSIGCILIEYYLGFTVFQTHDSKEHLAMMERILGPIPVHMIQKTRKRKYFHHNQLDWDEHSSAGRYVRRRCKPLKEFMLCHDEEHEKLFDLVRRMLEYDPTKRITLDEALQHPFFDLLKRK